In a genomic window of Herpetosiphonaceae bacterium:
- a CDS encoding penicillin-insensitive murein endopeptidase encodes MTPRASLRSVRNKILMLALLGMIVLGGTLPARAFSSAFFPTQSIGNRGVDVKAIQLLLNISADGIFGSGTDSAVKSFQSSRGLAVDGIVGPATWDALTPTVRNGSTGNAVKALQLLLNEKNRAGLSVDGVFGSGTDAAVRNFQSHAGLAVDGIVGPTTWKNLVWHYDYPNWGTSMCDQDPDANGLANWGTGAAIGQLEAAANAFIGLGQGRVPVGDVSREHGGDIAGHASHEVGLDVDVWPIRTDNAQCTGTRITWQSSAYDRAATRELVRAIRNAAPGHIKVIYFNDPQLISEGLTTQYANHDNHLHIRYCEKIHPNSLYDC; translated from the coding sequence ATGACACCACGCGCTTCGTTGCGTTCGGTGCGCAACAAGATCCTGATGCTGGCACTGCTCGGCATGATCGTGCTGGGCGGCACGCTGCCAGCGCGGGCTTTTTCCAGCGCCTTTTTCCCCACCCAGAGCATCGGTAATCGCGGCGTCGACGTTAAGGCGATCCAACTGCTGCTGAACATCAGCGCTGACGGCATCTTCGGCTCCGGCACTGATAGCGCGGTCAAGAGCTTTCAGTCGTCGCGGGGATTGGCGGTGGATGGGATCGTCGGACCGGCGACCTGGGACGCGCTGACGCCGACGGTGCGCAACGGCAGCACCGGCAACGCCGTCAAAGCGCTGCAACTGCTGCTGAACGAGAAGAATCGCGCGGGGCTGTCCGTAGACGGCGTTTTCGGCTCAGGCACTGATGCCGCCGTGCGTAATTTCCAGAGCCATGCCGGTCTGGCGGTCGACGGCATCGTCGGCCCGACAACGTGGAAGAATCTGGTCTGGCACTACGACTATCCCAACTGGGGCACCAGCATGTGTGATCAAGATCCCGACGCCAACGGCCTGGCAAACTGGGGCACCGGCGCGGCGATCGGGCAGCTTGAGGCGGCGGCCAATGCGTTCATTGGGCTGGGCCAGGGCCGCGTGCCGGTCGGCGATGTGAGCAGGGAGCACGGCGGCGACATTGCCGGCCATGCCAGCCACGAGGTTGGCCTGGACGTGGATGTGTGGCCGATTCGCACCGACAACGCCCAATGCACCGGCACCCGTATTACCTGGCAATCGTCGGCCTACGATCGCGCGGCGACCCGTGAGCTGGTCAGGGCGATCCGCAACGCCGCGCCCGGCCATATCAAGGTGATCTACTTCAACGATCCGCAGTTGATCAGCGAGGGCCTCACGACGCAGTACGCCAACCATGATAATCACCTGCATATTCGCTACTGCGAGAAGATTCATCCCAACAGCCTGTACGATTGCTAG
- a CDS encoding TIGR03667 family PPOX class F420-dependent oxidoreductase produces MLDLNTSKGTHIAERLRTEPIIWLSTTRPDGRPHLVPVWFLWEDQTMLIFSKPDNQKIRNLRHNPSVMLALEAADQGEDVVLLEGRATLLDEPTSTLMSAAYVEKYAKLIARMQWKPEEMAAEYSQAIRVDLTRLISW; encoded by the coding sequence ATGCTTGACCTGAACACATCCAAAGGCACACACATCGCTGAGCGCCTGCGCACCGAGCCGATCATCTGGCTCAGCACAACCCGGCCCGATGGCCGTCCACATCTGGTGCCGGTCTGGTTTCTGTGGGAAGATCAGACGATGCTGATCTTCAGCAAGCCGGACAACCAGAAGATTCGCAACCTGCGGCACAATCCGAGCGTGATGCTCGCCCTTGAGGCCGCCGATCAGGGCGAGGATGTTGTTTTGCTCGAAGGGCGGGCCACGCTGCTGGACGAGCCGACGAGCACGCTGATGTCGGCGGCGTACGTCGAGAAGTATGCAAAGTTGATCGCTCGTATGCAGTGGAAGCCTGAGGAGATGGCTGCCGAGTACTCGCAGGCGATCCGCGTCGATCTGACGCGCCTGATCTCGTGGTGA
- a CDS encoding aminotransferase class IV: MATVESARFELLETLRLERGEYSLLECHLDRLAHSARYFGIPLALPVVRAALDEHRDRFPHELRRVRLLVSQDGAPRVESAALPPLPAPPLRFVLADTPIDRHDRWLLHKTTRRSAYEQRRQPHPGMFDVLLWNEQDELTEFTIGNLVIDQAGTCYTPPRESGLLAGTLRAELLVRGAIHERILTRADLASAERIWLINSVRGWVLVQLADTTAHLESGEAGDAR; the protein is encoded by the coding sequence ATGGCTACAGTGGAATCTGCGCGCTTCGAGCTGCTCGAAACGCTGCGGCTTGAGCGCGGCGAGTACAGCCTGCTGGAGTGTCACCTCGATCGCCTGGCACATTCGGCGCGCTACTTCGGCATTCCGCTTGCGCTGCCGGTTGTCCGGGCCGCGCTCGACGAGCACCGGGATCGCTTCCCGCATGAGTTGCGCCGGGTGCGCCTGCTCGTATCTCAGGACGGAGCGCCGCGCGTCGAGAGTGCCGCGCTGCCGCCGCTGCCCGCGCCGCCGCTGCGGTTCGTCCTGGCGGATACGCCGATCGATCGACATGATCGCTGGCTGCTCCACAAAACCACGCGGCGCTCGGCCTACGAGCAGCGACGACAGCCGCATCCCGGTATGTTCGATGTGCTATTGTGGAACGAGCAAGACGAGCTGACCGAGTTTACGATCGGTAATCTGGTGATCGATCAGGCTGGCACGTGCTACACGCCGCCACGGGAGAGCGGTCTGCTGGCCGGAACATTGCGCGCCGAGCTGCTGGTGCGGGGAGCGATCCACGAGCGCATCCTGACACGCGCCGATCTTGCCAGCGCCGAGCGAATCTGGCTGATCAACAGCGTGCGGGGCTGGGTGCTGGTGCAGCTTGCCGACACAACAGCGCATCTCGAATCTGGCGAGGCCGGAGACGCCCGGTAG
- a CDS encoding cytochrome P450, whose translation MATAAVAPLTLPGPRHIPLLGWRGYAISFYNDPIAYMRRIRRTYGNIVGWERNHPNVAFAFGPEYNRLLLSDQQLFFSDPFGDLPAPPDSPLLTLRSGLLNMNGEKHKQQRRLMLPAFHRKHVESYHDDMVALTQRMLGQWREGQQLDLAAEMQRLTMSIATKTLFGLDVPPNAASIGGLIKRILTLVTSSSVYLLPYNLPGTPYREVLRVAEQLEATIRGMIAEKRARLSEHNDVLTMLIHARDEDGAAMSDVELVAQAYTLFLAGHETSSNALTWTLFLLSQHPRVLDDLRTELADVLHGEPPTVEQVSQLPLLERVIKESMRLLPPASFGARISTAPFSLGPYDMPKDSVILFSQYMTHHMPEIYSEPERFLPERWERITPSLYEYLPFGAGGRMCIGASFAMTEIKIVLALLLQRYGLMLAPNARIDRLLKVTLGPKHGMPMVVLPTNRPVPRITARGNIREMVDLTPSA comes from the coding sequence ATGGCAACAGCGGCAGTAGCTCCACTCACGCTGCCCGGACCGCGCCATATCCCGCTGCTTGGCTGGCGCGGATATGCCATATCGTTCTACAACGATCCGATCGCCTACATGCGCAGGATACGACGGACGTACGGCAACATCGTCGGCTGGGAGCGCAATCATCCCAACGTGGCCTTTGCGTTCGGCCCTGAGTACAACCGGCTGCTCTTGAGCGATCAGCAGCTCTTCTTCTCCGATCCCTTCGGCGATCTGCCCGCGCCGCCCGACTCGCCGCTGCTCACGCTGCGCTCCGGCCTGCTCAATATGAACGGCGAGAAGCACAAGCAGCAGCGACGCTTGATGCTGCCCGCCTTCCATCGAAAGCACGTCGAAAGCTACCACGACGACATGGTCGCGCTCACGCAGCGGATGCTCGGCCAATGGCGCGAAGGGCAGCAGCTCGATCTTGCGGCTGAGATGCAGCGGCTAACCATGTCGATCGCCACCAAAACGCTCTTTGGCCTCGACGTGCCGCCGAATGCCGCGAGTATCGGCGGCTTGATCAAGCGCATTCTGACCCTAGTCACCTCCTCGTCGGTCTACTTGCTGCCCTATAACCTGCCGGGAACACCTTACCGCGAGGTGCTGCGGGTGGCCGAGCAGCTAGAGGCCACGATTCGGGGGATGATCGCCGAGAAGCGCGCCCGGCTCTCCGAGCACAACGATGTCCTGACGATGCTGATCCATGCGCGCGACGAGGACGGCGCTGCCATGAGCGATGTCGAGCTGGTGGCACAGGCATATACCCTGTTCCTTGCCGGACACGAAACCAGCTCCAATGCCCTGACCTGGACGCTCTTTCTGCTCTCGCAGCATCCGCGCGTCCTCGACGATCTGCGGACGGAGCTGGCTGACGTGCTCCACGGCGAGCCGCCGACCGTTGAGCAGGTGAGCCAACTGCCGCTGCTTGAGCGCGTGATCAAGGAGAGTATGCGCCTGCTGCCGCCCGCCAGCTTTGGCGCGCGGATCAGCACCGCGCCGTTCAGCCTGGGACCGTACGATATGCCCAAGGATTCGGTGATCTTGTTCAGCCAGTACATGACCCATCACATGCCAGAGATCTACTCGGAGCCGGAGCGCTTCCTGCCGGAGCGCTGGGAGCGCATCACGCCCTCGCTCTACGAATACCTGCCGTTCGGCGCGGGCGGGCGTATGTGCATCGGCGCGAGCTTCGCCATGACCGAGATCAAGATCGTGCTGGCGCTGCTGCTGCAACGCTACGGGTTGATGCTGGCACCTAACGCCCGCATCGATCGGCTGCTCAAGGTGACACTTGGGCCAAAGCACGGCATGCCGATGGTCGTGCTGCCCACAAACCGCCCGGTACCACGTATCACCGCGCGCGGTAATATTCGTGAGATGGTCGATCTGACGCCGAGCGCCTGA
- a CDS encoding tetratricopeptide repeat protein: protein MVSRQQRVLVAEADHALLMLLCRHLEAQGFRVLRAADGFQALALWEQEEPDLVILASQLPQIDGMELCRQIRQHSMVPLMIIAEPSSTMRKVAALRLGADDYLTIPIGEEEFLARVEALLRRAGYWERHAQSQVLHCGSLEIDFQNHRLMRDGAEVRLTPTEWALVRELVHHAGNVLTHRMLLQRVWGDAYGEESSYLHSYIRRLRCKLEHDPSNPRYMLTEPGIGYRFALPMSAPIPIETAPPVLPRAHAAPRTSNLPSPTTFLIGREAEVATACDLLGRGEVRLLTLTGPGGAGKTRLSLQIAAEVIDEFEHGVTFVALALVRDPALVVSAIAQALALKEIPGQPLLETLKVHLRHKHHLLVLDNFEQVTAAAALISELLAAAPQLKIVITSRATLHLYGEYEAPVPPLALPDLSSPTLSALAQSPAVTLFAERAQAVKYDFKLTDENAAAVGEICVRLDGLPLAIELAAARIKCLPPQAMLPRLDHRLRLLTGGPKDSPLRHQTLRATIDWSYELLTPAEQTLFVRLSVFVGGCTLEAAEAVWSATEAAAEQHALDVLDGLVSLVDKSVLRQEEGPDGEPYFVMLETIQEYAHELLAQSGGAAALRRSHAAYYLRLAEQAEPALKGAQQASWLERLERAHMNLRAALTWALEADEPETATRLCAALWRFWYARDYIGEGRRWLDAVLAHTEGVTRAVRAKALCGAGVLAFIQDDYHQARAYFTESLMHQRMAGDKERIAQALTNLGLIAYWQGDYRQAIGLLEEALGLFRQIHDKYGMASTLHYMGMAVLNEGDDERAAPLIDKSLALFQELDHKIGIAMALNFQGRSALFRGAHAHASRLLEESLALLQKVGNKSGIARSLTYLGRIALSNGDHQRAERLLEESLHLFREVGDREGIATALEGLAGLAGARGQVVRAAQLAGAAEALRDAISAPPQPADRPYYEQMIASVRTQMDESSFTAAWASGRVMPLG from the coding sequence ATGGTATCTCGACAGCAACGTGTACTCGTCGCCGAGGCTGATCACGCCCTCCTGATGTTATTGTGTCGGCATCTCGAAGCGCAGGGCTTCCGCGTACTGCGCGCTGCCGATGGTTTCCAGGCGCTTGCGCTGTGGGAGCAAGAAGAGCCGGATCTGGTTATTCTCGCATCCCAGCTTCCGCAGATCGACGGCATGGAGCTGTGCCGTCAGATTCGCCAGCACTCGATGGTCCCCTTGATGATCATCGCGGAGCCGAGCAGCACGATGCGTAAAGTGGCCGCGCTGCGGCTTGGGGCCGACGACTACCTGACGATACCGATTGGTGAGGAAGAATTCCTGGCGCGTGTCGAAGCATTGCTGCGCCGGGCCGGATACTGGGAGCGGCACGCGCAATCGCAGGTCTTGCACTGCGGTAGCCTGGAGATCGACTTTCAGAATCACCGTCTGATGCGCGATGGAGCGGAGGTACGACTCACGCCGACCGAGTGGGCGCTGGTGCGTGAGCTGGTGCATCACGCCGGAAACGTCCTGACTCACCGGATGCTCTTACAGCGCGTCTGGGGCGATGCGTACGGCGAAGAAAGCAGCTACCTGCACTCGTACATTCGGCGGCTGCGCTGCAAGCTGGAGCACGATCCGTCGAATCCGCGCTATATGCTGACCGAGCCGGGGATCGGCTATCGTTTTGCGCTGCCGATGAGCGCGCCGATACCGATCGAGACAGCGCCGCCTGTGCTGCCACGCGCTCATGCCGCGCCGCGCACGAGCAACCTGCCGTCGCCGACGACGTTTTTGATTGGTCGCGAAGCGGAGGTTGCCACGGCCTGCGATCTTTTGGGGCGGGGCGAGGTGCGGCTGCTGACGCTGACTGGTCCGGGCGGTGCTGGTAAGACCCGCCTGAGCTTACAGATTGCGGCTGAGGTGATCGACGAGTTCGAGCACGGCGTGACGTTCGTGGCGCTGGCGCTGGTGCGCGATCCCGCGCTGGTCGTCTCGGCGATTGCGCAGGCGCTGGCGCTGAAAGAGATCCCCGGCCAGCCGCTTCTGGAAACACTCAAGGTGCATCTTCGCCATAAACATCACCTGCTGGTGCTGGACAACTTTGAGCAGGTGACAGCCGCCGCAGCGCTGATCTCCGAGCTGCTGGCCGCAGCGCCGCAGCTCAAGATCGTGATCACCAGCCGCGCGACGCTGCATCTATACGGCGAGTACGAAGCGCCCGTGCCGCCGCTGGCGCTGCCCGATCTTTCATCACCGACACTCTCCGCGCTGGCGCAATCGCCCGCCGTGACGCTCTTCGCCGAGCGGGCACAGGCCGTCAAGTACGACTTCAAGCTGACCGACGAGAATGCCGCCGCTGTCGGCGAGATCTGCGTGCGGCTGGATGGTCTGCCGCTTGCGATCGAGCTGGCCGCAGCGCGTATCAAATGTCTTCCGCCGCAAGCGATGCTGCCGCGCCTGGATCATCGCCTGAGGCTGCTCACTGGCGGGCCGAAAGACTCGCCGCTGCGTCATCAGACGCTCCGGGCAACGATCGATTGGAGCTACGAGCTGCTGACTCCGGCTGAGCAAACCCTGTTTGTCCGGCTGAGCGTGTTCGTCGGCGGCTGCACGCTGGAGGCGGCGGAGGCGGTGTGGAGCGCGACCGAGGCAGCAGCCGAGCAGCACGCGCTCGACGTGCTGGATGGGCTTGTCTCGCTCGTGGACAAGAGCGTGCTACGGCAGGAGGAAGGCCCCGACGGCGAGCCATACTTCGTGATGCTCGAAACGATCCAGGAATATGCCCACGAGCTGCTGGCGCAGAGCGGCGGTGCGGCGGCGCTGCGGCGATCCCATGCGGCCTACTACCTCCGATTGGCGGAGCAGGCCGAGCCTGCGTTGAAAGGAGCGCAGCAGGCAAGCTGGCTGGAGCGGCTGGAGCGCGCGCATATGAATCTGCGCGCGGCGCTCACCTGGGCGCTCGAAGCCGACGAGCCCGAAACAGCCACACGCCTTTGCGCCGCGCTCTGGCGCTTCTGGTATGCCCGCGACTACATCGGGGAAGGTCGCCGCTGGCTGGATGCGGTGCTGGCCCATACCGAAGGTGTGACGCGCGCGGTACGAGCCAAAGCTCTCTGCGGCGCTGGTGTGCTGGCCTTCATTCAGGACGATTACCACCAGGCGCGGGCCTATTTTACCGAGAGCCTGATGCATCAGCGGATGGCTGGCGATAAAGAGCGGATCGCGCAGGCGCTGACCAACCTGGGCTTAATCGCCTACTGGCAGGGCGACTACCGCCAGGCGATTGGCCTGCTGGAAGAGGCGCTGGGCCTCTTCCGCCAGATCCACGATAAATACGGCATGGCGAGCACGCTGCACTACATGGGCATGGCCGTGCTCAACGAAGGCGATGACGAGCGCGCCGCGCCGCTGATCGATAAAAGCCTGGCGCTGTTCCAGGAATTGGATCACAAGATCGGCATCGCGATGGCGCTCAACTTCCAGGGCCGCAGCGCGCTCTTTCGCGGCGCGCACGCCCATGCGTCTAGGCTGCTCGAAGAAAGTCTTGCGCTGCTGCAAAAGGTCGGCAACAAATCGGGCATCGCGCGCTCTCTGACCTACCTTGGGCGGATCGCGCTCTCCAACGGCGATCACCAGCGCGCGGAGCGGCTGCTCGAAGAAAGCCTACATCTGTTCCGCGAGGTTGGCGATCGCGAGGGAATTGCTACGGCGCTCGAAGGATTGGCGGGTCTGGCTGGAGCGCGGGGCCAGGTGGTGCGGGCCGCGCAGCTTGCCGGAGCGGCGGAGGCGCTGCGTGACGCGATCAGCGCGCCGCCACAGCCTGCCGATCGTCCATACTACGAGCAGATGATCGCCAGCGTCCGCACGCAGATGGATGAAAGCTCGTTCACGGCGGCGTGGGCGTCTGGCAGGGTGATGCCTCTGGGATAG
- the glf gene encoding UDP-galactopyranose mutase gives MFDYLIVGAGFAGSVLAERLASGANKKVLICDVRNHIGGNAYDCYDDAGVLIHKYGPHIFHTNSRDVFEYLSRFTAWRQYQHRVRACVDGQLVPMPINLDTINQLYGLNLTAFQLDEFFASVAEPRDQIRTSEDVVVSKVGRELYEKFFRGYTRKQWGLDPSELDASVTARVPTRTNRDDRYFTDSYQAMPLHGYTRMFERMLDHPNIKIMLNTDYREIEGFIPYRQMIYTGPIDAFFADRFGKLPYRSLEFKFETHDTQVYQPAPVINYPNDYAYTRITEFKYLTGQVHPKTSIVYEFPQAECDPYYPVPRPENAKMYDQYRALAETTPGVHFVGRLATYKYYNMDQVVAQALKVYRNITSHNGDQREAVRGTKVFRTTAAVATHRNGNGNGHT, from the coding sequence ATGTTTGATTACCTGATCGTCGGAGCGGGATTTGCAGGGAGCGTGCTGGCCGAACGACTTGCCAGCGGAGCCAACAAAAAAGTCTTGATCTGCGACGTGCGGAATCATATCGGGGGCAATGCCTATGATTGCTACGACGATGCTGGCGTTCTGATTCACAAATACGGCCCGCATATCTTTCACACCAACTCGCGTGATGTCTTCGAGTACCTGTCGCGCTTCACCGCATGGCGACAGTACCAGCACCGCGTGCGCGCCTGTGTCGATGGGCAGCTCGTGCCGATGCCGATCAACCTGGATACGATCAATCAGCTCTATGGCCTGAATCTGACCGCCTTTCAGCTTGACGAGTTTTTCGCATCCGTGGCCGAGCCGCGCGATCAGATCCGCACCTCGGAAGATGTGGTCGTGAGCAAGGTAGGCCGCGAGCTGTACGAGAAGTTCTTTCGGGGCTATACCCGCAAGCAGTGGGGCCTCGATCCCTCAGAGCTGGATGCCTCGGTAACGGCGCGCGTGCCAACCCGCACCAATCGTGACGATCGCTACTTTACCGACAGCTACCAGGCCATGCCGCTGCACGGATATACGCGCATGTTCGAGCGGATGCTGGATCATCCGAACATCAAGATCATGCTCAACACCGACTACCGCGAGATCGAGGGCTTCATCCCGTATCGCCAGATGATCTACACCGGCCCAATCGATGCCTTCTTCGCCGACCGATTCGGCAAGCTGCCGTATCGCTCGCTGGAGTTCAAGTTCGAGACGCACGACACGCAGGTCTATCAGCCCGCGCCGGTGATCAACTATCCCAACGACTACGCCTACACGCGCATCACCGAGTTCAAGTACCTTACGGGCCAGGTCCATCCCAAGACCAGCATCGTGTACGAGTTTCCGCAGGCCGAATGCGATCCGTACTATCCGGTGCCGCGTCCTGAGAACGCCAAGATGTACGATCAGTACAGGGCGCTGGCCGAGACGACGCCCGGCGTGCATTTCGTGGGGCGGCTGGCGACATACAAGTACTACAATATGGATCAGGTGGTGGCCCAGGCGCTCAAGGTCTATCGTAACATCACCAGCCATAACGGCGATCAGCGTGAGGCCGTGCGTGGCACCAAGGTCTTCCGCACCACGGCGGCGGTCGCCACACATAGGAACGGGAACGGCAACGGCCACACGTAA
- a CDS encoding peptidoglycan-binding protein has product MRRILYIAFGLALFALLSAPTTTFALSWPTHRLGDSGANVFTIQHLLNAHGYTLTADGYFGDITHNQVRSFQWSRGLVDDGIVGPNTWEALVLTVRYGDSGEAVKAAQRQLNKYGYGLTVDGVFGPGTDSATRDYQSKHGLDQDGIIGPATWSSLTSGGASGRAELAAQIRNNSRISLLTSHPSGVYDPESTAYQNIVDTSNGLAAKTSSYSDVGRTYVYLSTSMLSTMDKLANTYGYTYRVTEIAGGDHSSTSRHYVGVAFDVDMINGSKFSSRTTTVSNFMQRCRDNGATEVLGPGDAGHSTHIHCAWPRP; this is encoded by the coding sequence ATGCGTCGTATCCTATATATCGCGTTTGGTCTGGCACTGTTTGCGCTGTTGAGCGCTCCCACGACGACATTTGCGCTCTCGTGGCCGACGCATAGGCTGGGCGATAGTGGCGCGAATGTCTTTACGATCCAACACCTGCTCAACGCCCACGGCTACACGCTGACCGCCGACGGCTATTTCGGCGATATTACTCATAATCAGGTCAGATCGTTCCAGTGGTCCAGGGGCCTGGTCGACGATGGCATCGTTGGACCGAACACCTGGGAGGCGCTGGTGCTCACCGTGCGCTACGGCGACTCCGGCGAGGCCGTCAAGGCAGCGCAGCGCCAGTTGAACAAGTACGGCTACGGCCTGACAGTCGACGGCGTCTTCGGTCCCGGCACGGATAGCGCCACACGAGACTACCAGAGCAAGCACGGCCTGGATCAAGACGGCATCATTGGCCCGGCCACCTGGTCTTCACTGACCTCCGGCGGCGCGTCTGGTCGGGCTGAGCTTGCCGCGCAGATCCGCAACAACAGCCGGATCTCGCTGCTGACCTCGCATCCATCGGGCGTCTATGATCCGGAGTCGACGGCCTACCAGAATATCGTAGATACGTCCAACGGTCTGGCGGCCAAGACGAGCAGCTACAGCGACGTAGGCCGCACCTATGTGTATCTCAGCACGTCGATGCTGAGCACGATGGATAAGCTGGCGAATACCTACGGCTATACCTATCGTGTCACCGAGATCGCGGGCGGCGACCATAGCTCGACCTCGCGGCACTATGTGGGCGTGGCCTTCGACGTGGACATGATCAACGGCTCGAAGTTCAGCTCGCGCACGACGACCGTGAGCAACTTTATGCAGCGCTGTCGCGACAATGGCGCGACCGAGGTGCTTGGTCCTGGCGATGCCGGACACTCGACCCACATCCACTGTGCGTGGCCTCGTCCGTAG
- a CDS encoding N-acetylmuramoyl-L-alanine amidase: protein MSESHNSVPRRSFLKAALGVGTSILMGGIELRFAPVVEAAVTSPTIASCSTWGAQPPKEPITVLSTRPTKILVHHTAGSNSTDYSLSHAYQLARNIQQSHFNRGWIDSGQQFTISRGGYVMEGRHRSLEVLRGGTSHVRGAHCDGQNDVAVGIENEGTYTSVQPPQVLYNQLVALCAYICQQYDIPSSQIYGHRDFNATQCPGDQLYAMLPKLRSDVAARLGGGGGSRVWPIVQRGDTGERVKTIQYLLRHRGYSLTIDGIFGSGTESAVRSFQTSVGITSDGIVGAMTWESLIITTRRGDTGDPTRAIQSQLVSKGYSLVIDGIFGAGTESAVKSFQTSRGLTVDGVVGPNTWNALVS, encoded by the coding sequence ATGTCGGAATCGCACAACTCTGTTCCACGCCGCTCGTTCCTCAAGGCTGCCTTGGGTGTCGGCACTAGCATTCTGATGGGCGGGATCGAACTCCGCTTTGCGCCCGTCGTCGAAGCTGCGGTCACTTCGCCCACCATCGCAAGCTGTAGCACCTGGGGCGCGCAGCCGCCCAAAGAGCCGATCACCGTCCTCAGCACACGTCCAACCAAGATTCTTGTGCATCATACGGCAGGCTCGAACTCTACCGACTACTCGCTCTCCCATGCCTATCAACTGGCGCGCAACATCCAGCAGAGTCACTTCAATCGCGGCTGGATCGACAGCGGGCAGCAGTTTACGATTAGCCGGGGCGGCTATGTGATGGAGGGACGCCACCGCAGCCTTGAGGTGCTGCGCGGCGGCACGTCGCACGTCCGAGGCGCCCACTGCGACGGCCAGAACGATGTTGCGGTCGGCATCGAGAACGAGGGCACGTACACCTCGGTCCAGCCGCCGCAGGTGCTCTACAATCAGCTTGTCGCGCTGTGCGCCTATATCTGCCAGCAGTACGACATTCCCAGCTCCCAGATCTACGGCCATCGCGATTTTAATGCCACGCAGTGCCCAGGCGATCAGCTCTATGCGATGTTGCCGAAGCTGCGCAGCGATGTCGCGGCGCGCCTCGGTGGCGGCGGTGGCTCGCGCGTCTGGCCGATCGTGCAGCGCGGCGACACCGGCGAGCGCGTCAAGACGATCCAGTATCTCCTGCGCCACCGGGGCTACAGCCTGACGATCGACGGCATCTTTGGGTCAGGCACCGAGAGCGCGGTCAGGAGCTTCCAGACCTCGGTGGGTATTACCTCGGATGGGATCGTCGGCGCGATGACCTGGGAGTCGCTGATCATCACGACGCGGCGCGGCGACACGGGCGATCCTACTCGCGCGATCCAGAGTCAACTGGTTTCCAAAGGCTATAGCCTGGTGATCGACGGCATCTTTGGAGCGGGCACTGAGAGCGCGGTCAAGAGCTTCCAGACCTCGCGCGGCCTGACGGTCGACGGCGTCGTCGGTCCAAACACCTGGAATGCGCTGGTGAGCTAG